A genomic segment from Carassius auratus strain Wakin chromosome 25, ASM336829v1, whole genome shotgun sequence encodes:
- the LOC113042915 gene encoding ankyrin repeat domain-containing protein 7-like yields the protein MKNHLMVALHFLVENKVKLNLCDNQNCSALMKAVQCEQDRSVSLLLEHEADPSLVDISGNTALHLATRIPSLSVVLQLLEHSANINTPNKDGNTPLMLAVMENHANMTELLLKEGADVNVKNQELRSALMIAACKGQISMVRLLLQYDADITVKDDKGWSSDDYAVMNGHQACSHLIIEHGTKRRSLQSSSYFTGSKKKQTSVLGSSFAGAGKDTEENTHTDSISRASKSGDADSWPSSDDDYELDLSQKKQKVNLKKLISTSKTENVGGTGELEGGTARMSPVGSASGSQEVNVSLESPDPVSRATQQYLEVLKKNYMI from the exons ATGAAGAATCATTTAATGGTAGCACTTCACTTCTTAGTGGAGAACAAAGTGAAGCTGAACTTATGCGACAATCAGAACTGCTCCGCCTTAATGAAG GCGGTTCAGTGTGAACAAGACCGCTCCGTCTCTTTGCTCTTGGAACATGAGGCTGACCCCAGCCTGGTGGACATCAGTGGAAACACAGCACTGCACCTGGCCACCCGAATCCCCTCCCTTTCTGTGGTGCTGCAGCTCCTGGAACACTCCGCCAACATCAACACACCGAACAAG GATGGCAACACTCCACTGATGCTGGCTGTAATGGAAAACCATGCAAACATGACTGAGCTTTTACTGAAAGAGGGAGCGGATGTTAATGTCAAGAACCAGGAGCTACG GTCTGCGTTGATGATCGCTGCGTGCAAGGGACAGATCAGTATGGTGCGTTTGCTTCTGCAGTACGATGCTGACATCACAGTGAAAGATGATAAGGGATGGTCTTCTGATGATTATGCGGTCATGAATGGACACCAAGC ATGTTCACATCTGATCATCGAGCATGGGACGAAGAGAAGATCCCTACAGTCATCCTCCTATTTCACTGGCAGCAAAAAGAAACAGACGTCTGTTCTCG GAAGCAGCTTCGCAGGAGCAGGGAAAG ACACAGAAGAAAATACTCACACAGACTCCATTAGCAG GGCATCAAAAAGTGGTGACGCTGATTCCTGGCCTTCATCAGATGATGACTACGAGTTAGATTTGAGCCAAAAG aaacagaaGGTAAACTTGAAGAAACTCATAAGCACctcaaaaacagaaaatgtaggag GGACAGGAGAGCTGGAAGGAGGAACTGCCCGTATGTCTCCTGTAGGATCGGCCTCTGGCTCTCAGGAAGTGAACGTGAGTCTGGAGTCGCCGGACCCCGTGAGCAGAGCAACTCAGCAGTACCTGGAGGTGCTGAAGAAGAACTACATGATCTGA